The Aeromonas encheleia genomic sequence GAGCCTCCACATCGGTGTCGCGATACTGGATAGAACGATCGACCGCCGAAGCATATTTGAGCGGGAAAACCTCGATGGCCAGCGGACCCGTCTTCTCACTGCGCAGTTGAGACTGCTGCTCCAGCGCCACCGCGGTCTGTTCAATCAATTCGAGGTAGCGCGGTGGGCCGGAAACATAGACCAGGCGGTTGTCCGCATCGGGGCGCCAGCCAAAACGGGGCTCCCAGATCCCGGCACGCTGCAATGCCTGTTTCAACTCGGCCGCACCTGTCTGCTCCAGATTGATGAGACGGGACTGCACCTCGCTGTTCTTGAAGACATAGAGCACATTGCCGTCGTAGTACCAGACCAGATTGTAGAGGGAGGCGAGTTGCTGCAAGAAAGCCAGCGGCTCGTCATGCTCGAACTGACCATTGACCTGATCATTGACCTTGTCGCTGACCACCACCGACACCTCGTAGTTGGCTCCAAAGTTGACCAACACATCGCGCAGACTCTCCCCTTCCGCGACGTAGCTGTACGGCATGGGTATCCAGTCCAGCTCCTGGGCCACGACGGGCCGCAGCCAGGCGGTCGCACCTATGCAGAGCCACAAGAAAGGGCGAACCAGTCTTTGCACACTCAAGGGTGCCATATCATCTGTCTCCATTGGGGGGCCAATGCGGCCTCGGTCAATTGGGGTTCCAGCCGCTCCAGCAAGGTAATATGCTGGCTCAGGTGCTCTTCCAGGCGCTGCTCATCCAACCCCTCCAGCCCAAGCCTGGCTTCCAGTTGCAGGTTGCCCAGCTCGTCCAGCACCAGGGCATGAGGAGCATGGCGCCCCCAGGCCACCACTTGTTGCAGCAAGCGCTTCAACAGCGCCGGATCATAGGCCTCCCCCTGCGCGGCCTGACTGCTTTCTAGGGGGGTGCTCAGCAACAATTCACCCGCCCTCGGCGTCAAGAAAAGAGGGTAACCATCGAGCCGCAGATGGTATTTACCCTGTGCATCGGCAATAAAAGCCCCTTGGCCAAGCTTTGCGGCCAATCGATTCAGTAGAGTGTGCATAATTCCTCGGGCTATCTAACGCGCGGGCGGTTGCCAGTAGAAGTGATCCTGAGCCAGGGAGATCCCCCGGCTAGCCAGCCATTCGTGCAGGGTCTGCGCCGCAGCGGGTTGATGAGGCAGAGCCTGCAGGGCATGCCAGAATGCGCCGAGCTCCAGCGGTACCGGCATCAGGCTATCCGGATCACCTTCTTTGCTCTGCAGCTCATACCAGGCAGGCCAGGCCAGCTGGAGACGCTGCTCACACTGTGCCTGCAACTGCTGTAACTCCTGCTCACGCTGGTCCAACTGGGCAAGCTGGGCCTCAATCCGGGTCTCAAGATCCACCGGCACATCGACGACCGTCTGCCAGAATACCGCCTGAGCACGGAGCTGCCGCCGCATGACCTGCAGCTGTTCCTTCTCGTTGAGCCAGCTACCGTAGAGGGGCTCCAGACGCTGAACCCACCAGTGATGCAGGGGATAGAGCACCCAGTGCCACAGCAGGCTGCGATCCGCCAGATTGATGCTGTCCCCCAGTTGTTGCAACCAGTCGTGGCCTTCACTGCCCGCCAGTCGCAGGATCTGCTGCAGTTCCTGGCGCGACACGACCAGCGCCGCATCCAGGCGACGTTGGAACCAGATAGAACCCAACAAAGTCTCCAGCTGGGTTCTTGGCAACAAGCGTTGCAGTAACCCCATCTGCTGCGATGTGATCACTCCGGCATCCTGATAACGGAGCGCGGACAGTCGCCCGACCAAGCGATCCCGACTCAGGGTGTCAGCTTGGACAACGGTAACCCGACGACCTGCAAACAGGCCCTGGTTAGGTGAATGGTGATCTTGCTGACTCATGCTATGCCTTGCTCATCTTGCTGCGGGCAATAATGGGATAATGCTGCGATATGTGGGTCATTCTATACATTGCCCCCTCTCCTGGCTTATAAAAAACGTCAGATTATTTTAGTCCGGCGTTAATCTCCGCCATGCCTGGCACGGCTTGGTGTGCACCCGAAACGACGGCGATAGCTCTGGGTAAAATAGGACTGACTGGAGAAGCCGGCCTCCATTGCAATATCGACGATGCTCATTTCACTATTGAGCAATAACTGATGAGCGTAGAGGATACGCCGTTCACTGATCCAAGCCCGGGGGGAGACGCCATATATCGAGCCAAATAACTCCTTGAAGGTAGTCAATCCCATGCCAAATTCTTTGGCAAATACGCTCAACTTCCACTCCATCAGATAATGCTTTTCCATGAAGTGTTGTAACCGCTCGACCTGGCGATTGCTCAACTGCCGTAAGATGGACATCAATTGGGCACCCTGCTCGCCAAATGCCAGCAGGAATAACAACTCCTCGGTGCGCAATTGGGCAAGAGCGGGTGGATGCGCATGCTCCGTCAAGCCGCACAAACCCTGAATACACTGCGTCAGCAAGGGGGACGTGTTGAAAGGCAATAAGCTGGGTGCCATGCCATCGACTCTGGCTACTTCACTGAGCAGTGAGCCAAAACGTTGTAAGAAGCCTTGCAGGAAGGTACTGGAAAAGGGTAGCCAAAGCAGGCGACAAGGGCCTTCACCGGTACAGACCGCATAGTTGCCACGGCGCACGAACATCAGTTCGTTGGAGGATAACTCGTAGGTGTCGGTGCAGTCTTGCCACTTCATCGAGCCTTCCAAGAGAATATATATTCCCTCTTGTGAATGTTCGATGACGTTAAAAGCAGACATGCGCCACTGGAGCAGGGCTATATCGCCCTTCTCTGCGGTAGTAATGCCCTTCATATGTCGTTTTCCTGAATCTGCGCGTAGTGCCAGTAACATCTCAGCTGAATAAGGCTTCCGCTGGACATCTTATTATTGGCGTTTTATTTATTTTTGTGTGACGTAATCAATTTCAAGGCGACAAATTAATCACCATTGAAATTCGGGAGGGCATCCTACAACAGCCATCAACAGAAAAACCAGCCAAATATTAGAGCTAGTGCACTATTTGTGCATTTATCTAATTATTACAAAAAGTAACCATCCCATTGGAAGATAGTTCGTTACAAAAAAAAACATTTAATACCGCATGATAAACAAATAACTGTTTGATTTCAGACTTGTTTATTAATCACCTTACTGCTGACATTGTGGATAACAGGTTTTTGGCTGCAATTTAATAACTATTTTCTCATTATTAAAAGCCTTAAAAACTTTCTGCTGATGAGTGGCTTGTATCCCCGAACTGCCGCTGAAACGCAAGCGGGTACGCAGATAGAGCTCCCCTTCTGCAAGCTGCAAGGGTGTCAGCCGCACATCAAATGCCAGCGGCAATATGCTCACCTCATATTCGGTGGCCGCAACCTGCAGCAGACGCCCCTTGATCACACTCAGCACCGCCACCTCCACGATGGCTGGTCGTGGCAATACCCCGGCAAGCTGCACCTCCCCCTCCAGTTGCAGCAGGGGGGGTTGCACCACCGGTGTCGAGACGCAGCCCGACAACATGACTATCAGCAGCAAGGCAAGCAGGCGGCTCATAGCACGCGGATCTTGCGTTCGGCCAGCGGCATGTGCTCGCCCTGTTGCAAACGCTGAAGTGCCAACTCCTGCACCCGATTAAGGATAACGGCAGGACGTAGCAAGGCCGACAAGGGCAGCTGACCAGCGGCAACCTGCATGGAGCTCATTGCTCTGCCGGCAAAGTCTTTCGCCGTGTTCTGGCCAATAGTCTGCAGCGCGGCACTACCGGGTGATTCCTGAATCTTCATGGTTATACCCGCACCCCCATCACCTCATCACTGCTATCACTCGGCTGCTCTTGGGATCGCAGCAACTCCTGCCAAAACTCGGCATGCTCGAGCATGCTGGCGAGACTCTCTTCAAACTGCACCAGCGTCAGTCGGCTGGCCGCCATCTGGCGATAGAGTTGTACCGTCAGGCTCTCTTCATCGAACCCGAAGTGCAGATTGAACTGATACCAATGGCGGTTGAAGCTGGCCAGCTGGCGAAAGATCCCCTCGCCCACCTGGTGCAGCTCGGCCACATCGGCCTGCAACACCAGATGATCCCGCTCCGACACCAGGATCAGGCTCAACTGCAGTCGCTCATCAAAGCAGAGTGCAGCGACCCCCTCCTGATTGAGGACAAGGGATGGCAAACCATATTTGGTGGCAAATTCGGCTAGCAGTTGATTGATGATGACAGTTACATCCATGATTTCCTCCAGCAGAGAGGGAGGGATGTTAGCCTGTCGCAGCAATCCTGGCTGTCACTCAAAGGCGGCTCTTTTAAGAAAAAAAGCCAGAAAAACAAAAAGGCGCCCGGGTGGGCGCCTTGAGCAACATCATGATTATGCAACGCCGAATGCGGCTCGCATGGCCTGGTTATGGCTCTGGGCGTATTGCTGCATCATCTGCAACACATCCTTCATGAAGCCGCTGTTGAAGTTCATCTGATCTTCCACTTTCTGCTTCTGCGTCTGGGCCACGCTGGAACGCACCTCGTCTTCCTTGGCATCCGCCTGGGAGAACCCTTGGCTAACCTGAATGGAGCTATTGGCCATCTGGGTACCTCCTTGCAGCACGGTACTGACGAGCTGCTGGCGACTGTTGTTGGCATCAAACTTCTTGTTCAGGGTCTTCAGGGCCGCCTTGTCGTTACTGATCCTTGCAGTCAGCTCCTGTCCGGCATCCCCTATATCCAGGCCAGCCGCTTTCTTCATGTCCCCAAGCTGCTGTAGATCCTTCTGCCGACCTGTGATGTTAGCGTTGAGGGCCTTGTCCTGTTTGACGGCCTTGGCCGATTTGCTCATGGAGAAGCCTCCCATGACGGCCGAAACTGCGGTCATCACCCCGGACACCACCGCCATGGCAATCATCAGCTTGGCGCCACTGCGCATCTCGTTCACCTGATCCTTCTGGGCGGAGATCACGGCCTGGTTCTCCATGTCCCGCTGCTGCAACCCCATCTCGCGGGCTCGGCGCGCCATCTCGAACAGCAGGCTCATGATGCTGAGAGTGCTATCGAGCTCTGAACTACCCTTGGTCAGCAGACTCGCATCTAACCCCTGGCGCGGCCGGATCAACTCGGGCATAGCCTGAGATTGAGATCCTTTGACAGACTTGTTGTTACCCGCCTCATGGGTCGTCCGCTGGCCGGTAACGCCCTCCTTGCTCTGCACCCCATCATTGCCGGTGGGAGCGACATAGCTGCTACCCTGGGTGTTGTTGGTATTGACACTGCTCATATCGAACTCTCCTTAAATGGCTGCCGGTCTGCTGGCGAGGTTATTGAACATGGCCCCTCTGGCCGTGATCATCTGGAAGATCATCTCCATCACTTGCTGGAACGCCTCCGTCATCTGGGACAGGGCCTCCTTGAGCTTGTCCATCACCCCCTCCAGCAAGGTCATTGCCTGACGGTTCTCCAGCAGATCCGCCTGCTTGGTCTGCAAGTGGGCCTGCATCGCACTGTCGACTGTCTTGGTCACGCCGCCGCTCACATCGAGCACTAGATCAGCCGCCTGGGTAGCGAATTTGACGGCTTTCGAGGCGGTACTCGCGGCGCTGGTTCCCAAGGTGACCACAACAGTGATAATGGCAATCAGAATCTCCGCAGCCATCATGATAGGCCCCAGAATCTTCATATCCTCCGGGGAGATGCGACCATCCTCGGCGGCCTGCTGCACTGCCATATTGGCAATACCAACCGCACCACCGACGATCATCATGGCGCCGGCCGCAGCACCGATACCGGTGGCGATCATGATGGCCCCGAGAACGATGGAGGCGATGGCGCTGATCCAGCCGAAGATTTTGGCGGCCAGACCGGATTTCTTGGCTTTATCGGCGGCTTCCCCGGCCTCCTTCATCTTGGTCTGGTTTTCATCGATCTTTTTCAGGTTTTCGGCGCGAGCCCGCTCAATATCGGCCAGCTTCAATTTCTTCTGGGTCTGCTCCAGCTCGCTGGTCATCTTCCCCAGCTCGATCTCGAACTCTTCGGGAGAGGTAAAGGCCAGTTTGGTCAGCAGGGAGGAGTAGGCCAACAGCTTGGAGGCATTGGCCGCCCCCTGCTGGACCGTCTTCATCACTTGCCCCAGCTCCTGCTGCTGAGCAGGAGTCACCTGCTGATTGATACCAGGCTTGGGCTGCGGTAGATCCACCCCCTGACCCCGTCCCTCGCTTCTATTATTGAGCTCACCGGCCGCTACCTGGGTGGTCTGAGCGGTACCCTTGTTGTCCTCAACCAAGGGGAGCTGGGCCCCTCCGATGGGAAGAGGGCGATCACTGGTTATCGGATGCATTCTGCATATCCTTTTTTGCTTTAACAGCTTCCAACATGATGCCGGCGCGGGTGGCTAACTCCGCCAGTTCAGGCTTTGCTGCCACCAACAATTGGGCCGAGTGGAAGCCACTCTCGGCCCCTTCGAGCTCTCCCATCTGCAGGAGACACTCGGCGGCATGGAAGGGGAATCTGGGTTCCTGGAGATCCATCATGGCGCCATAGCTATAGCTATCGATGGCCAACTGGAATTGGCCCAGCGCCTGACGGCAAGCTCCCAGCCCCAGAAAGAAACGCGCCTCGTAATGATCCAGCACGCAGAGGGCCTGAAAGATCTTGTGTGCCTCGTCGTACTTGCCGGCGCGATACTGGTTGAAGCCCAGGGTGTAGAGCTGCTCCAACGTATCGCTGGACACCTCGTTGAGCATGGCGAGGGTGCCCCCATCCTGCAGGAAGGCCTCTACCGCCTGTTCGTCTACCTGAGTCATATCGTGTTCCATTACTGCTCCTGAGAATTAAATAGCCTGAAGGATCTGTTGCATGACACTCTCGTATTTCTGGATAAAGCGATT encodes the following:
- a CDS encoding YscW family type III secretion system pilotin; this translates as MSRLLALLLIVMLSGCVSTPVVQPPLLQLEGEVQLAGVLPRPAIVEVAVLSVIKGRLLQVAATEYEVSILPLAFDVRLTPLQLAEGELYLRTRLRFSGSSGIQATHQQKVFKAFNNEKIVIKLQPKTCYPQCQQ
- a CDS encoding SycD/LcrH family type III secretion system chaperone, with translation MEHDMTQVDEQAVEAFLQDGGTLAMLNEVSSDTLEQLYTLGFNQYRAGKYDEAHKIFQALCVLDHYEARFFLGLGACRQALGQFQLAIDSYSYGAMMDLQEPRFPFHAAECLLQMGELEGAESGFHSAQLLVAAKPELAELATRAGIMLEAVKAKKDMQNASDNQ
- a CDS encoding type III secretion system chaperone, with the translated sequence MDVTVIINQLLAEFATKYGLPSLVLNQEGVAALCFDERLQLSLILVSERDHLVLQADVAELHQVGEGIFRQLASFNRHWYQFNLHFGFDEESLTVQLYRQMAASRLTLVQFEESLASMLEHAEFWQELLRSQEQPSDSSDEVMGVRV
- a CDS encoding YscB family type III secretion system chaperone; amino-acid sequence: MHTLLNRLAAKLGQGAFIADAQGKYHLRLDGYPLFLTPRAGELLLSTPLESSQAAQGEAYDPALLKRLLQQVVAWGRHAPHALVLDELGNLQLEARLGLEGLDEQRLEEHLSQHITLLERLEPQLTEAALAPQWRQMIWHP
- a CDS encoding YopD family type III secretion system translocon subunit; this encodes MSSVNTNNTQGSSYVAPTGNDGVQSKEGVTGQRTTHEAGNNKSVKGSQSQAMPELIRPRQGLDASLLTKGSSELDSTLSIMSLLFEMARRAREMGLQQRDMENQAVISAQKDQVNEMRSGAKLMIAMAVVSGVMTAVSAVMGGFSMSKSAKAVKQDKALNANITGRQKDLQQLGDMKKAAGLDIGDAGQELTARISNDKAALKTLNKKFDANNSRQQLVSTVLQGGTQMANSSIQVSQGFSQADAKEDEVRSSVAQTQKQKVEDQMNFNSGFMKDVLQMMQQYAQSHNQAMRAAFGVA
- a CDS encoding T3SS regulon translocated regulator ExsE family protein, whose protein sequence is MKIQESPGSAALQTIGQNTAKDFAGRAMSSMQVAAGQLPLSALLRPAVILNRVQELALQRLQQGEHMPLAERKIRVL
- the sctE gene encoding type III secretion system translocon subunit SctE, whose amino-acid sequence is MHPITSDRPLPIGGAQLPLVEDNKGTAQTTQVAAGELNNRSEGRGQGVDLPQPKPGINQQVTPAQQQELGQVMKTVQQGAANASKLLAYSSLLTKLAFTSPEEFEIELGKMTSELEQTQKKLKLADIERARAENLKKIDENQTKMKEAGEAADKAKKSGLAAKIFGWISAIASIVLGAIMIATGIGAAAGAMMIVGGAVGIANMAVQQAAEDGRISPEDMKILGPIMMAAEILIAIITVVVTLGTSAASTASKAVKFATQAADLVLDVSGGVTKTVDSAMQAHLQTKQADLLENRQAMTLLEGVMDKLKEALSQMTEAFQQVMEMIFQMITARGAMFNNLASRPAAI
- a CDS encoding T3SS regulon anti-activator ExsD domain-containing protein, with protein sequence MITSQQMGLLQRLLPRTQLETLLGSIWFQRRLDAALVVSRQELQQILRLAGSEGHDWLQQLGDSINLADRSLLWHWVLYPLHHWWVQRLEPLYGSWLNEKEQLQVMRRQLRAQAVFWQTVVDVPVDLETRIEAQLAQLDQREQELQQLQAQCEQRLQLAWPAWYELQSKEGDPDSLMPVPLELGAFWHALQALPHQPAAAQTLHEWLASRGISLAQDHFYWQPPAR
- a CDS encoding AraC family transcriptional regulator yields the protein MKGITTAEKGDIALLQWRMSAFNVIEHSQEGIYILLEGSMKWQDCTDTYELSSNELMFVRRGNYAVCTGEGPCRLLWLPFSSTFLQGFLQRFGSLLSEVARVDGMAPSLLPFNTSPLLTQCIQGLCGLTEHAHPPALAQLRTEELLFLLAFGEQGAQLMSILRQLSNRQVERLQHFMEKHYLMEWKLSVFAKEFGMGLTTFKELFGSIYGVSPRAWISERRILYAHQLLLNSEMSIVDIAMEAGFSSQSYFTQSYRRRFGCTPSRARHGGD